Within Synechococcus sp. NB0720_010, the genomic segment CTGAACCCCTCGAGGGGGCCTTTGAAGCCGAACGCTTCGATGAGGAGGAGACGCCATGAAGGCCTTCTCCGCACTCTTCGCTGAACTCGATGGCACCAGCAGCACCACAGCCAAGCTGGAGGCCCTGGAGACCTATTTCCGCTCGGCTCCTCCGGCTGATGGGGCCTGGGCCCTGGCCCTGCTCTTGGGCAAGCGCCGCAAGCGCTTGATCACCGGCCGGCGCCTGCGCGAAATCTGCCTGAAGGCCCTGGCGCTGCCGGATTGGCTGTTCGAAGCCTGCAGCAACCAGGTGGGGGATTCGGCCGAAACGGTCTCCCTGCTGTGGGGCCAACACCAAACGGATCCACCAAGGCAGGGCCCAGAGAGAAGCCTGGGGGACTGGATGGAGCAGGTCCTCCCGAAACTGGCTGCAGCGGAGGGGGAGGAGCAGGAGGCCGCGGTGATTCGCTGCTGGCAAACCCTGCCCAACAGCGAGCTCCTGTTGATCAACAAGTTGCTCAGTGGTGGTTTCCGCGTCGGGGTCTCCACCGGGCTGGTGACCCGCGGCGTCGCCCGCAGCGCCGATCTCGATGAAGCCCTCATCGCCCATCGCCTAATGGGCGGGTTCACACCCTCGGCTGAGAGCTTCACCGCGCTGACCGCAGCCGCTAGCGATGGCGATGCCCTGGCGGCGAGGCCCTATCCGTTTTTCCTCGCCAGCCCAATCGAACTCGAGCAGATCCAGCAGACCCCTGCGGACCAGTGGCAACTCGAGTGGAAGTGGGACGGCATCCGCGGTCAGCTGATCCACCGCAGTGGCGGTTGCAGTCTCTGGAGCCGCGGCGAGGACCTGATCAATGAGGCCTTTCCGGAGCTCATCAGCCTCGCTGAGACCTTGCCGCAGGGAACGGTGCTCGATGGGGAGGTCTTGATCTGGCAGGCCGAGGCCCCAGCCCCAGAACCCTTTGCCACCCTGCAGCGGCGCCTCGGACGTAAGGCCCCGAGCCGGACCCTGCAAAAGCAGTGCCCAGCGGCCTTCATGGCCTACGACCTCCTGGAGCTGGAGGGATGTGATCTACGGCAAGGGCCGCTGCAGGAGCGCCGTGAGCAGTTGGAAACGCTGGTTCAACGCTGGAGCGACGCCCGAGCACACGGCGAGGAGCGGTCACGCTTACGCCTCTCCGAGACCCCTGCCCTCAAGGGTTGGAGCGAGCTCGAGCCCCTGCGGGAGCAAGCGCGGGAGAAAGGGGCCGAAGGGCTGATGCTCAAGGCAAAACCCTCCCCCTACCTCGTGGGTCGCAAGCGCGGGCACTGGTGGAAACACAAGCTCGAGCCCTTCCACCTCGATGCCGTCCTGCTCTACGCCCAATCCGGGAGTGGTCGGCGAGCGAACCTCTACACCGATTACAGCTTTGGGCTGTGGAATGACGAGGGCGAGTTGGTGACCTTCGCCAAGGCCTACTCGGGCCTCGACGATGGCGAGATTCGGCAAGTGGATCGCTGGATCCGGGCCCACACCACCGAGCGTTTTGGTCCGGTTCGAGCGGTCGAGCCGACCCTGGTCTTCGAGCTGGCCTTCGAAGGTCTGCAACCCTCCCAACGTCACAAGTGCGGCCTGGCGGTTCGCTTCCCGCGCATCAGTCGCTGGCGCCAAGACAAACCCGCCTCTGAGGCCGACAGCGTCGCCAGTGCCCTGGCCTTGATGGAGGGGCGATGACCAGCGCGCTTCAGCCGATCGAAGCCTGGTTCCAGGAGCAAGGCTGGTCACCCATGGCCTTTCAAAAGGAGGTCTGGAACGCCTACCTCCAGGGCCAGAGCGGATTGCTGCAGGTGCCGACCGGCTCAGGCAAGACCTACGCCGCCGTGATGGGGCCCATCGCCGAGATGCTCCAGGAGCCAGGCCAAGGCAAGGGCCTGCGACTGCTGGTGATCACGCCCCTGCGGGCCCTCTCGCGGGATCTGGCGCTAGCGATTGAGCAACCGATTGAGGCCATGGGCTGGCCGATTCGTGTCGGAATCCGCAATGGCGACACGGCGACCTATGAGCGCAGCAAGCAGCTGCGCACCCCACCGCAAATCCTGATCACCACCCCGGAATCGCTGAGTGTGCTGTTGGCCAACCCCAAGGCACCGGCGTTATTCGAGGGGCTTCAGGCCGTCGTCATTGACGAGTGGCATGAGCTGATGGGCAGTAAACGGGGCAGCCAGTGTGAGCTCTGCCTGAGTTGGCTGCGGCAACAACGGCCCAAACTGCGCACCTGGGCGATCAGCGCGACGATCGGCAACCTGGAGGAGGCCGCCCAGGCAGCCCTCGGGGCAAGGGGCAGCAAGCCCCTGATCGTCTCGGCGCAACTGCAGCGGGAGACCGCCATCCGCAGCCTCTTGCCCGAGCAGATCGACGGATTCCCCTGGGGGGGCCACCTCGGACTGCGGATGTACGAGGAGTTAATTGCGGGACTCGATCCCGCCATCAGCACGCTGCTCTTCACCAACACCCGCAACCAGGCCGAGCGCTGGCACCAGTGCCTGCGCTTCGCCTGCCCGGAGATGGAGGACGCCCTGGCCCTGCACCACAGCGCGATTGATCGCACGGAACGGGAGGCCATCGAAGCGGCCGTCAAGGCGGGGGATCTGCGCTGGGTGGTCTGCACCAGCTCCCTGGACCTGGGGGTGGACTTCCAGCCGGTGGAGCGGGTGGTGCAGATCGGCAGTGCCAAAAATCTGGCGCGGCTACTGCAGCGGGCCGGGCGCAGCGCCCACTGCCCCGGTGGGACGTCGCAGGTGCTGTTCATGCCCACCAACGCCTTGGAGCTGCTGGAGGTCAGTGCCATGCGCAGGGGCCTGGCCAGTGGCTTGGTGGAACACCGCAAACCACCGGAACTCCCCCTCGATGTCCTGCTTCAGCATCTGGTCAGCCGGGCCTGCGGCCCGGGGTTTGAGCCCGAGCAAGAACTCGCGACCGTTCGCAGCAGCTGGAGTTTCCGCAACATCAGTGACGCTCAGTGGCAGTGGTGCCTGGACTTTCTCGAGCACGGCGGCCAATGCCTTGGGGCCTACCCCCGCTACCGCAAGTTGGTGCGCTGCAGGCCAGGCAGCGATGAGCCGGCAGAAGCGGGCCAGCCCTACCGCTACCGGGTGCTCGACAAGACCATCGCCCGCCATCACCGCTTCAACATCGGCACGATCACCGCGGATCGCTCCGTCACAGTGCGGTTTGTACGGGGCGCTGTCATCGGCCATGTGGAAGAGGCCTTCATCGGACGGCTGAAACCGGGCGATGTCTTCTTCTTTGCCGGGCGGCAACTCGAGTTCGTGCGCCTGCGTGAGATGACTGCTCAGGTCAAGGCCACCAGCCGCAAGAGCTCCACGGTTCCAGCCTGGGCCGGAGGACAGATGGCCCTCTCTGATCTGCTGAGCGAACACCTGCGGGAGGAGGTCGATCGTTGTGCCCAGGGCCTGAGCGATGAAGTGGAGCTCGACACACCGGAATTACGGGCGCTGGAACCACTGCTGCGGCGCCAGGCTGATCTCTCACGGATTCCCAGGCGGGAGCAGATCCTGCTTGAGGTGTGCTCGAGCCGTGAGGGCAGCCATCTCTTCGTCTTCCCCTTCGAAGGGCGCTTTGTCCATGAAGGCATTGGTTTTCTCTGGGCCTGGCGCCTGGCCCGTTATCGCCCCAGCACGGTCACGGTCTCGATCAACGACTACGGCTTTGAGCTACTTGCCCCCAAGCGCTACCCCTTTGACGAGCTGATTGAGCTCCATGGCGATGAGCTGCTCGACGTCGCCAACCTGGACGACGACCTGGAGCAGGCCCTGAACTTCTCAGAGCTCTGCCGCCGCCGCTTTCGCTCCATTGCCCAGGTCAGCGGCCTGGTCACCCAGGCCATGCCCGGACAGAACAAAACGGGAGGACAACTGCAGATCAGTGCCGCCCTGCTCTTTGACGTCTTTCAAAAACACGAGCCGGATCACCTGCTGCTGGAGCAGGCCCGCCGTGAGGTGCTGGAGGAGCAACTCGAGACCCAACGCTTGCGCGCGGCCCTGGAGCGAATGGCCTCCAGTGAATGGCTGATGGAGCGCACCCAACGCCCGGGGCCACTGGCCTTTCCCCTCCTGGTGGAGCGCCTGAACAATCGACTCAGCAACGAGTCCGTGCTGGATCGGGTTCAGCGCTTGATCGCAGAGGCCACCAAAGCGGAGCGCTGAAGAGGAACTCAGTAGCCGTAGCGCAGTCTGCGGACTTCCACTTCAAGGCGAACCATCTCCCGGCGTGCCTTCGAGGCGCAATGGGGGCTCTGATCCAGGGCCTCGTTGTAGCGATAGATCGCCTGGATGTAGTGCTGCTCCAAATCCCGCAGCTGGCCATCGCCAATCGCCCGCTTTCGCACCATTCCCCTGAAAAAACGTCCCTCTCTGGCTCTAGCAACGGCAGCCGGGCCTGACACAGCCGGAGCAGGATGAGCATCAGAACTCATTGCCCCAGGGCTGGGATGGCGCAATAACAAGGCTGGTTCACAAAGGTGCGCATGTCGGTGTCACGCAATCGATCAGCCGCTCGGCACACCCTTGAGCAGCAGATCCAAGCCGAGGCCCTCTCCTCTTGCGATGGCTTTGAACCACTGAGCCCCAGGCCCTGCGCCGCCGCCATGGCCCGCCCTTCGGCCGCCCAGAGCGGGTTTGGCCAGTGGTGGTCGCTGCTGGTGCGTTGGTGGAAGGGGCTCAAACAGCGCTTCGTCCCGGC encodes:
- a CDS encoding ATP-dependent DNA ligase — its product is MKAFSALFAELDGTSSTTAKLEALETYFRSAPPADGAWALALLLGKRRKRLITGRRLREICLKALALPDWLFEACSNQVGDSAETVSLLWGQHQTDPPRQGPERSLGDWMEQVLPKLAAAEGEEQEAAVIRCWQTLPNSELLLINKLLSGGFRVGVSTGLVTRGVARSADLDEALIAHRLMGGFTPSAESFTALTAAASDGDALAARPYPFFLASPIELEQIQQTPADQWQLEWKWDGIRGQLIHRSGGCSLWSRGEDLINEAFPELISLAETLPQGTVLDGEVLIWQAEAPAPEPFATLQRRLGRKAPSRTLQKQCPAAFMAYDLLELEGCDLRQGPLQERREQLETLVQRWSDARAHGEERSRLRLSETPALKGWSELEPLREQAREKGAEGLMLKAKPSPYLVGRKRGHWWKHKLEPFHLDAVLLYAQSGSGRRANLYTDYSFGLWNDEGELVTFAKAYSGLDDGEIRQVDRWIRAHTTERFGPVRAVEPTLVFELAFEGLQPSQRHKCGLAVRFPRISRWRQDKPASEADSVASALALMEGR
- a CDS encoding ligase-associated DNA damage response DEXH box helicase encodes the protein MTSALQPIEAWFQEQGWSPMAFQKEVWNAYLQGQSGLLQVPTGSGKTYAAVMGPIAEMLQEPGQGKGLRLLVITPLRALSRDLALAIEQPIEAMGWPIRVGIRNGDTATYERSKQLRTPPQILITTPESLSVLLANPKAPALFEGLQAVVIDEWHELMGSKRGSQCELCLSWLRQQRPKLRTWAISATIGNLEEAAQAALGARGSKPLIVSAQLQRETAIRSLLPEQIDGFPWGGHLGLRMYEELIAGLDPAISTLLFTNTRNQAERWHQCLRFACPEMEDALALHHSAIDRTEREAIEAAVKAGDLRWVVCTSSLDLGVDFQPVERVVQIGSAKNLARLLQRAGRSAHCPGGTSQVLFMPTNALELLEVSAMRRGLASGLVEHRKPPELPLDVLLQHLVSRACGPGFEPEQELATVRSSWSFRNISDAQWQWCLDFLEHGGQCLGAYPRYRKLVRCRPGSDEPAEAGQPYRYRVLDKTIARHHRFNIGTITADRSVTVRFVRGAVIGHVEEAFIGRLKPGDVFFFAGRQLEFVRLREMTAQVKATSRKSSTVPAWAGGQMALSDLLSEHLREEVDRCAQGLSDEVELDTPELRALEPLLRRQADLSRIPRREQILLEVCSSREGSHLFVFPFEGRFVHEGIGFLWAWRLARYRPSTVTVSINDYGFELLAPKRYPFDELIELHGDELLDVANLDDDLEQALNFSELCRRRFRSIAQVSGLVTQAMPGQNKTGGQLQISAALLFDVFQKHEPDHLLLEQARREVLEEQLETQRLRAALERMASSEWLMERTQRPGPLAFPLLVERLNNRLSNESVLDRVQRLIAEATKAER